In one Niallia taxi genomic region, the following are encoded:
- a CDS encoding YheC/YheD family endospore coat-associated protein, translated as MSSFGIMTLSLENEKSYITEIAKFGEATGFNVYQFVPSSYNPLTEKVSGKVFDKDKNAWYKQDFPIPAFLYDRCYYQEDAHSRQCKNIVEWLKQKEDTVFIGNGLPNKLKLYDVLKASKLNAYIPKSKPVLSAEELLEELSFINPIMIKPINGSQGNGIYFIKEQNSCIHVRTDKKAKHVEHIFSDKDKFSRWLAQLLQKNDYFSQVYLPLCTAQKQPFDIRALLQKNEQNTWEIVEKGIRLGTEGRIISNLSAGAAVIPFKEWLETAPYKMKSFIETEIDDILTTLPPILEQTFPALFELGVDIGITENGSLWILDVNSKPGRKVILQAYPDLSGKLYRAPLAYAAMLRDGQRRNSNEKTLFY; from the coding sequence ATGTCTAGTTTCGGTATTATGACACTTTCATTAGAAAATGAAAAAAGCTATATCACAGAAATTGCTAAATTTGGTGAAGCTACAGGCTTTAATGTTTATCAATTTGTCCCTTCCAGCTATAATCCCCTTACTGAAAAGGTATCTGGCAAGGTTTTTGACAAGGATAAAAACGCTTGGTATAAACAAGACTTTCCTATTCCAGCCTTTTTATATGATCGCTGTTATTATCAGGAAGACGCTCATTCTAGACAGTGCAAAAACATTGTCGAGTGGCTGAAGCAAAAGGAAGATACGGTTTTTATCGGCAATGGGTTGCCAAACAAGCTTAAGCTTTACGATGTCTTAAAGGCTTCCAAACTGAATGCCTATATACCAAAATCGAAGCCGGTACTTTCTGCAGAAGAGCTATTGGAGGAACTTAGCTTTATTAATCCCATAATGATAAAACCGATAAACGGCTCACAAGGTAACGGCATTTATTTCATAAAAGAACAAAATAGCTGTATACATGTAAGAACAGACAAAAAGGCAAAGCATGTTGAGCATATTTTTTCAGATAAAGATAAATTCTCACGCTGGCTGGCACAGCTACTGCAAAAGAATGACTACTTCAGCCAAGTTTACCTTCCTTTATGCACTGCTCAAAAACAGCCCTTTGACATTCGAGCCTTATTACAAAAAAACGAACAAAACACATGGGAAATCGTCGAAAAAGGTATCCGACTCGGTACAGAAGGCAGAATTATTTCTAACCTTAGCGCTGGAGCAGCCGTAATACCATTTAAAGAGTGGCTGGAGACTGCTCCATACAAAATGAAGAGTTTTATTGAAACTGAAATAGATGATATTTTAACAACCCTCCCTCCCATTTTAGAGCAAACATTTCCTGCTCTTTTTGAGTTAGGTGTTGATATTGGCATAACAGAGAATGGCTCGCTGTGGATACTTGATGTTAACAGTAAGCCTGGCAGAAAGGTCATCCTGCAGGCATATCCAGATTTAAGTGGAAAGCTGTACAGAGCACCATTGGCCTATGCAGCCATGCTGAGAGACGGCCAGAGGAGGAACAGCAATGAAAAAACTTTATTCTATTGA
- a CDS encoding YheC/YheD family endospore coat-associated protein, with protein MKKLYSIEVIDDCENTILLPADASIPANLKRAAFGTIKADCSIALQKFGGNIVRISQDLLQTLKIPPVSPVLHVFFKGDILYLGPLVGIFTSGFGSGEAKPIGDRSIIFSKLLAVQNTAGVTAFLFGAQHINWDAGTINGLFYHDGWKRFEVPFPDVIYDRIPNRRTENMPKIKRVKERLQKDYLIPWYNPGFFNKLDIYERLLQENSIADFLPETLPFTSFSIVERMLGNYGHIYIKPKNGSLGKGIHQVIFDKKDQNYYMRFKEQSGEKRLLKFDTLEKLVQHITAKQNISNLIVQQGIHLMRSEQKPVDFRVHTNKNKQGIWEVTAIAAKIAGAGSATTHMNSGGIVKAVDELTDLDKDQELLKEKLISSALKISKSLEKHTEGTIAEIGFDIGIDRKGRVWLFEANSKPGRSIFKHSSLKKDDLLTRRLSLEYAVFLHEQSIKKPEDIYR; from the coding sequence ATGAAAAAACTTTATTCTATTGAAGTGATAGATGATTGTGAAAATACAATCCTACTTCCTGCAGATGCCTCCATTCCTGCAAATCTCAAGCGAGCGGCCTTCGGAACAATAAAGGCAGATTGCTCCATCGCCCTGCAAAAATTCGGCGGTAATATTGTTAGGATCAGCCAAGACTTATTGCAAACATTAAAAATCCCACCTGTTTCTCCTGTCTTACATGTTTTTTTTAAGGGTGACATTCTCTATCTCGGCCCTCTTGTTGGAATATTCACTTCTGGCTTCGGTTCTGGTGAGGCCAAACCAATTGGCGACCGCTCCATTATCTTCTCCAAGCTTTTAGCCGTGCAAAATACTGCTGGTGTTACTGCCTTTTTATTTGGAGCCCAGCATATTAACTGGGATGCAGGCACAATAAACGGATTATTTTATCATGATGGCTGGAAACGGTTTGAGGTGCCATTTCCCGATGTTATATATGACCGCATCCCAAACCGGCGCACAGAGAATATGCCGAAAATAAAAAGGGTGAAGGAGCGGCTCCAAAAGGATTACTTAATTCCATGGTACAATCCAGGATTCTTTAACAAGCTCGACATTTATGAACGACTGCTTCAGGAGAACAGTATTGCAGACTTTTTGCCAGAAACCCTTCCATTTACCTCCTTTTCCATCGTGGAACGAATGCTAGGAAACTATGGGCATATTTACATTAAACCGAAGAACGGCAGCCTTGGAAAAGGGATCCACCAAGTCATCTTTGATAAAAAAGATCAAAATTACTATATGCGCTTTAAAGAACAAAGCGGTGAGAAGCGGCTGCTGAAATTCGATACACTTGAAAAGCTCGTACAGCATATTACCGCAAAGCAAAACATTTCGAATTTGATTGTCCAACAAGGCATACATCTAATGCGCTCTGAACAAAAACCAGTCGATTTCCGTGTCCATACCAATAAGAATAAACAAGGAATTTGGGAAGTTACGGCCATCGCTGCAAAGATTGCCGGCGCAGGCAGTGCTACTACACATATGAACAGCGGCGGTATTGTCAAAGCAGTCGACGAGCTAACAGATCTCGATAAGGATCAGGAACTGCTTAAGGAAAAACTGATCAGCTCAGCATTAAAAATCAGCAAATCATTGGAAAAGCATACGGAGGGTACAATCGCCGAAATCGGCTTTGATATCGGAATTGACCGTAAAGGGAGAGTATGGCTGTTTGAAGCAAATTCAAAACCAGGGCGAAGCATCTTTAAGCATAGCTCCTTAAAAAAGGATGATTTGCTTACGAGAAGATTGTCATTAGAATATGCCGTCTTCCTGCATGAACAAAGCATCAAAAAGCCTGAGGACATTTACAGATGA
- a CDS encoding YheC/YheD family endospore coat-associated protein codes for MIIYYDGNAKSWHSNHSGFTLGSNNQPLLPSFPFPLEFLSFKMMTKGNNIGPIVGILTSYNSKNKLIGNRPLFEKLQRELDAFGGMIVIFPPEQLTNMKVEGFTYISSQDKWLPITTPLPHVIYNRVPFRKTEEGYSFAAAIELIKNNSLPFFNPHFINKYELSQLLKQDKMLKNCLPDTELLQSEQILTDFITKYGSIYVKPAAGSKGKNIYRLSKKKDHTILLQSIQGEEHFSSLHEVVNDYLPIWMTKEHIIQEEINVDVFNGHRYDFRILATFLDGNYVLTGVGIRQSSLQDVTTHVPAGGKIIPYELVQNQEHDRFFQLAVEHCGALLTSRFGFFGEFSIDACIDKNGNYYIFEVNSKPMLFDEPEIETNRCRQLAKLFYELSGF; via the coding sequence ATGATAATCTATTATGATGGTAATGCAAAGTCATGGCATTCCAATCATTCTGGTTTCACATTAGGAAGCAATAACCAGCCGCTGTTGCCCTCATTCCCTTTTCCACTTGAATTTCTGTCATTTAAAATGATGACAAAGGGAAATAATATTGGGCCAATTGTCGGTATATTAACCTCCTATAATTCTAAAAACAAACTTATCGGCAATCGTCCCCTTTTCGAGAAGCTGCAAAGAGAATTAGATGCGTTCGGGGGGATGATTGTCATCTTTCCTCCCGAACAACTAACAAACATGAAAGTGGAGGGATTTACGTATATATCCTCTCAGGATAAATGGTTGCCCATTACAACCCCTCTTCCACATGTAATCTATAATCGTGTTCCATTCCGCAAGACTGAGGAAGGCTATTCTTTTGCAGCAGCAATTGAGCTTATTAAAAATAATAGCCTTCCTTTTTTTAATCCGCACTTCATTAATAAGTACGAATTAAGCCAACTTCTCAAACAGGATAAAATGCTAAAAAACTGCCTTCCTGATACTGAATTGCTTCAATCAGAACAAATATTAACAGATTTCATAACAAAATATGGCTCAATTTATGTTAAGCCAGCAGCAGGATCTAAAGGCAAGAATATTTACAGACTCAGCAAAAAAAAGGATCACACCATACTGTTGCAAAGTATTCAAGGAGAAGAGCATTTTTCCTCACTCCACGAAGTAGTTAATGATTATTTACCTATATGGATGACAAAAGAACATATTATCCAAGAGGAAATAAATGTGGACGTCTTTAATGGGCATCGCTATGACTTTCGGATACTTGCAACATTTCTTGATGGCAATTATGTACTGACAGGAGTTGGCATAAGGCAATCCTCACTTCAGGATGTCACTACACATGTGCCTGCAGGCGGAAAAATCATTCCTTATGAGCTTGTACAAAATCAGGAGCATGACCGTTTTTTTCAGCTTGCTGTTGAACATTGCGGTGCATTGTTAACAAGCAGGTTTGGCTTTTTCGGTGAATTTTCGATAGATGCCTGCATAGATAAAAATGGAAATTATTATATTTTTGAAGTAAATTCGAAACCAATGCTGTTTGATGAGCCTGAAATCGAAACAAACCGCTGCAGACAGCTTGCCAAGCTTTTCTATGAGCTATCCGGCTTTTAA
- a CDS encoding PucR family transcriptional regulator → MMKQKLLTYFHGAVEQTTPPSDFQLDSYHWFHIDGENGWFGFQKNEMDLSQFDLLKTLFNHYLPEGTKENREEAMWSEYLFFGGMLPDNPCENFRIIQFQINDSHVDKDAIETVFKGFTHSSSMVIWNGGNRGIIVERNGNFLEDEEYSSFAEAIQSDFYFTITFYIGKVMAFLTESAAIFSQEKSFFTAGLAINPGDRTLSFETILPHLLISRLGDQELEPFKKWFSILEEDKELLLTIKTFIENNGHNTNTAKKLFIHRNTLQYRLDKFTERTGLPLKNYHNFFTAYLACLYFSNKKPRN, encoded by the coding sequence ATGATGAAGCAAAAATTATTAACCTATTTTCATGGTGCAGTAGAGCAAACAACACCTCCTTCCGATTTCCAGCTTGATAGCTACCACTGGTTTCACATTGATGGGGAAAACGGGTGGTTTGGGTTTCAAAAAAACGAAATGGACCTTTCCCAATTCGATTTATTAAAAACCTTATTTAATCATTATTTACCAGAAGGAACAAAGGAAAATCGTGAAGAAGCTATGTGGAGCGAATATTTGTTTTTTGGCGGCATGCTTCCAGATAATCCTTGTGAAAACTTCCGAATCATCCAATTTCAAATAAATGATTCACATGTCGACAAAGACGCAATTGAAACTGTATTTAAAGGGTTTACCCATAGCAGCAGTATGGTGATCTGGAATGGTGGTAACAGAGGAATTATTGTAGAACGTAACGGAAATTTCCTTGAAGACGAGGAATATTCCTCTTTTGCAGAGGCTATCCAGTCTGATTTTTATTTTACAATAACCTTTTATATAGGCAAAGTTATGGCATTTCTTACAGAAAGTGCAGCAATATTCTCGCAAGAAAAAAGTTTTTTCACAGCAGGCTTGGCTATAAACCCTGGAGACAGAACTCTTTCTTTTGAGACAATTCTGCCCCACTTACTCATAAGCAGACTTGGTGACCAAGAACTGGAGCCCTTTAAAAAATGGTTTTCCATCCTGGAGGAAGATAAGGAATTGCTTCTCACGATAAAAACATTTATTGAAAACAATGGACATAATACTAATACAGCGAAAAAACTGTTTATCCACCGCAATACATTACAATATCGACTTGATAAATTCACTGAAAGAACAGGGCTGCCATTAAAAAACTATCATAACTTTTTTACAGCCTATCTTGCTTGTTTATACTTTAGCAATAAAAAGCCTAGAAATTAA
- a CDS encoding metal-dependent hydrolase has product MKGTAHSCIGAGVGFAVANYVDASPSATLLLVGIGGIAALMPDMDIDGKLSNKITISHKVFRAIAQAVGALMILYSIYAGNETELLFSIGAGLAIILISCLIKQRHMLTITGAGVLFGGISLQETWLILLAIFIIIASFTPHRSYTHSIIGTIYFAYISFQFAQSLQMDGVYLTCLLAYISHLVADMSIFPFNKRGVKLFLPLSSKDF; this is encoded by the coding sequence TTGAAAGGTACAGCACATTCTTGTATTGGCGCAGGGGTCGGATTTGCAGTTGCCAATTATGTTGATGCCTCTCCATCCGCTACTCTTCTTTTAGTTGGAATCGGCGGTATTGCGGCACTTATGCCTGATATGGATATTGACGGTAAGCTGAGTAATAAAATAACAATATCCCATAAGGTATTTCGAGCAATTGCTCAAGCGGTTGGCGCGCTGATGATTTTATACAGTATTTACGCTGGAAACGAAACAGAGCTTTTGTTCAGTATAGGAGCAGGGCTTGCCATTATCCTGATTTCTTGTCTGATCAAGCAAAGGCATATGCTAACGATAACGGGGGCTGGTGTCCTGTTTGGCGGGATTTCTCTTCAGGAAACCTGGCTAATACTTTTGGCGATTTTCATTATTATTGCCTCCTTCACCCCACATAGAAGCTATACCCACTCCATTATCGGAACCATTTATTTTGCTTATATTTCGTTCCAATTTGCACAATCACTGCAAATGGATGGTGTTTATCTAACATGTTTGCTTGCCTACATAAGTCATCTTGTCGCAGACATGTCCATTTTTCCCTTCAACAAAAGGGGCGTCAAATTATTTCTGCCATTGTCATCAAAGGATTTCTAA